The following coding sequences are from one Planctomycetota bacterium window:
- a CDS encoding EthD family reductase, whose amino-acid sequence MIKCVALLKRAPGISVEDFRHRWVYEHTKLSGILPDCREYRINFVDTFEGIEPDENGEPPYDGTAELWWNSRAEMEASFATHTAKVAGDDADSFCSVRVHLYCESEFIVVKDGTPVQPPEKVQ is encoded by the coding sequence ATGATCAAATGCGTCGCCTTGCTCAAGCGGGCACCTGGTATCAGCGTCGAAGACTTTCGTCACCGCTGGGTTTACGAGCACACCAAGCTCTCGGGCATCCTGCCGGACTGCCGCGAGTATCGCATCAACTTCGTCGACACGTTCGAGGGTATCGAGCCGGATGAAAACGGCGAGCCGCCGTACGACGGGACGGCCGAACTGTGGTGGAACAGCCGCGCCGAGATGGAGGCGAGCTTCGCGACCCACACCGCCAAGGTCGCTGGCGACGACGCCGACAGCTTCTGCTCGGTTCGCGTTCATCTGTACTGCGAGAGCGAGTTCATCGTCGTGAAGGACGGCACGCCCGTTCAGCCGCCGGAGAAGGTCCAATGA
- a CDS encoding zinc-binding dehydrogenase produces the protein MSDSVTTHAVVFTAENRAELVPTTVPAPSAGEVRVRTLRSCVSPGTELRILSGKENGFAGWPTAGGYALCGEIESVGDDVDLDIGTPVVLQRSKHEANTPHGSHIGYALAPTSDCVVVPDGVSAEAAALSRVMSIGHRGARQAFPQIGESVALVGLGLIGLSAALTATLTGARVACFNRSTDRVEMARACGLEAHAVDGELADVITRVLPGGADVLIDATGSPATPAAAIPAVRELGWSDGDRGHARYVMLGSYNGDMPIPYFPAFHRELTVQFPRYTDNLDVAEVLRLLARGAVNVGPVLRGAAFSPTDANDAYAALRDRKRGLMTAVFDWTALA, from the coding sequence ATGTCCGACTCCGTTACCACGCATGCCGTTGTCTTCACCGCCGAGAACCGTGCGGAGCTTGTGCCCACGACCGTTCCCGCGCCGTCGGCCGGCGAAGTGCGCGTGCGGACGCTGCGATCTTGCGTCTCGCCGGGGACGGAGCTGCGCATTCTCTCGGGCAAGGAAAATGGCTTTGCCGGTTGGCCGACGGCGGGGGGCTACGCGCTTTGCGGCGAAATCGAATCGGTCGGTGACGATGTCGATCTTGACATCGGTACGCCGGTCGTGTTGCAACGCAGCAAACACGAAGCGAACACGCCGCACGGTTCGCACATCGGCTACGCGCTGGCACCAACGTCCGACTGTGTCGTCGTGCCCGACGGAGTGAGCGCGGAAGCCGCCGCGTTGAGCCGGGTGATGTCAATCGGTCATCGCGGGGCACGCCAGGCGTTTCCCCAAATCGGCGAATCGGTTGCCTTGGTCGGTCTCGGACTCATCGGCCTCTCGGCCGCACTGACCGCCACGCTTACCGGCGCGCGTGTCGCCTGTTTCAACCGATCGACCGACCGCGTCGAGATGGCCCGTGCGTGTGGGCTTGAAGCACACGCCGTTGATGGTGAACTCGCCGACGTGATCACGCGTGTCCTGCCCGGCGGGGCGGACGTGCTCATCGACGCGACCGGCTCGCCCGCGACGCCCGCCGCCGCCATCCCTGCGGTCCGCGAGCTCGGCTGGTCCGACGGCGATCGCGGCCACGCCCGCTACGTCATGCTCGGCAGCTACAACGGCGACATGCCGATCCCGTACTTCCCCGCGTTCCATCGCGAGTTGACCGTGCAGTTCCCGCGCTACACCGACAACCTCGACGTTGCCGAGGTGCTGCGACTCCTGGCACGCGGCGCTGTCAACGTCGGACCGGTGCTGAGGGGTGCCGCGTTCTCGCCGACCGATGCCAACGACGCTTACGCCGCGCTGCGCGATCGAAAACGCGGGCTAATGACGGCCGTGTTTGACTGGACCGCCCTCGCCTAG